GGTTGGTGATGTACTCCGAACTTTTGTTGTCACAGATAATCTTAATCAATTTAGTGCCGGATCTGTCGGTGAAAATTTATTGTGGGATTTCAGTCAGTTAGCCGGCGGAGATCCTGAAGTTCAGAATTTTCTGGAGAAAACCACAGGCAGCAACCATGAACTTTTTCCGGATGCAAATCTTCTGATCAAATTTGCAGATGATGAAACTGAAACATATGCCAGAGCAACTACCAACAGAATAGAGATTGTGGGTTTTACCGGTCCAAATCCTGCTTTTGGCGGTGAACTCAATATTGCTTATAATAAAAGACCACAGATCCGAAGATCACCTATATTCTACGAAACAACTTCAAGGTCAGAAGGGGAGTTCAGAGTGGAATTAAGTGCTAATATTATTCCGGATACGCTTCTTGCCGGATTGCCTATCAGACCAGACAGTATCAGATTTCAATCTACCAGTATTTCAAACGATACTATAGATGCATGGGGTAAACTCACATTGGCAAATAAAACCTATGATGTGTTGAGAGAGAAAGCATACAGTATCAGCGAGTTTAAAATATTTGTGAAATTACCTTTCCTGGGATGGATAGATCTGGCGGCTTTGGGAGCGGGCATACCCGGCGGTGTTGGTGATGTTTTAGGAGCCGACACTACCATAACATACAATTTTTATACCAATACAATCAAAGAAACATTGGTTTCTGTAGAGACAGATTTAAGAGGTAATATATTCGGTATTACTTATGCAAATACAGGAACCGTAAGCACAGAAGATTCAAAACTCCTTACAACTTTTGATGTTTTCCCAAATCCTGCTAAAAATGATTTGTTTATTGATATGAAGGGAAATCTCAGTGGAG
The genomic region above belongs to Saprospiraceae bacterium and contains:
- a CDS encoding T9SS type A sorting domain-containing protein, translated to MKRYLPVLVIILFCTTASYSQIMVGNSTFPKVGDVLRTFVVTDNLNQFSAGSVGENLLWDFSQLAGGDPEVQNFLEKTTGSNHELFPDANLLIKFADDETETYARATTNRIEIVGFTGPNPAFGGELNIAYNKRPQIRRSPIFYETTSRSEGEFRVELSANIIPDTLLAGLPIRPDSIRFQSTSISNDTIDAWGKLTLANKTYDVLREKAYSISEFKIFVKLPFLGWIDLAALGAGIPGGVGDVLGADTTITYNFYTNTIKETLVSVETDLRGNIFGITYANTGTVSTEDSKLLTTFDVFPNPAKNDLFIDMKGNLSGVYRFELMNLAGQVVHSKNITTIENEVIHLTLPAFSPGLYVLNVVNANGRNVQSKKLILE